In the genome of Flavobacterium panacagri, one region contains:
- a CDS encoding tetratricopeptide repeat protein: MKSKYVILASALLISVATFAQKDQIKNAEKALKGGDAQGAITILKDAENLVVNAKDTEQAQFYFVQGNAYLDLANKKVEESKNLIAAAESYKKLIEVEKASGKQKFSTQAATSITNIKGQLINSAIADTQANKHVDGAKKLYDAYALDKKDTINLYYAASTAVNAQDFDLALPMYEELKKLNYSGKGTLYLAVNKANSNEDNFANAKDRDLAIKLGTHEKPKTEAIPSKRGEIYKNLALILVQKGRTEEAKKAIADARKANPEDTSLILTEANLYLETKDFDMYKKLVGEALEKDPNNADLVFNLGVISAGAKNSADAEKYYLKAIEINPNYTNAYLNLAALKLEAEKPIIDEMNKLGTSAKDMKRYDVLKAQRENVFKGVIPYLKKANELDPKNEDVSKTLLGVYSALEMTAEAKALKAKM; encoded by the coding sequence ATGAAAAGTAAATATGTAATACTAGCATCAGCATTACTGATCTCTGTAGCTACGTTTGCTCAAAAAGATCAAATTAAAAACGCTGAAAAGGCATTAAAAGGCGGTGACGCTCAAGGAGCAATTACAATCCTGAAAGATGCTGAAAATTTAGTAGTAAATGCTAAAGATACAGAACAGGCACAATTTTATTTTGTTCAAGGAAATGCTTATTTAGATCTAGCAAACAAAAAAGTTGAAGAAAGTAAAAACTTAATTGCAGCAGCTGAAAGCTATAAAAAATTAATTGAAGTTGAAAAAGCTTCAGGAAAACAAAAATTTTCTACTCAGGCAGCTACTTCCATTACTAATATTAAAGGTCAGTTGATTAACTCTGCAATTGCAGATACTCAAGCGAATAAACATGTAGACGGAGCAAAAAAATTGTATGACGCTTATGCTTTAGATAAAAAAGATACAATTAATTTATATTATGCTGCTTCAACTGCTGTGAATGCACAAGATTTTGATTTGGCTTTACCAATGTATGAAGAGTTGAAAAAATTGAACTATTCAGGAAAAGGAACTTTATATTTGGCTGTTAACAAAGCGAACAGTAATGAAGATAACTTTGCCAATGCAAAAGATAGAGATCTAGCTATAAAATTAGGAACACATGAAAAACCTAAAACAGAAGCAATTCCTTCGAAAAGAGGAGAAATCTACAAAAATTTAGCATTAATCTTAGTTCAAAAAGGACGTACTGAAGAAGCTAAAAAAGCAATCGCAGATGCTAGAAAAGCAAATCCTGAAGATACTTCTTTGATCTTAACTGAAGCTAACTTATACTTAGAGACTAAAGATTTTGACATGTACAAAAAATTGGTTGGAGAAGCTTTAGAGAAAGATCCAAACAATGCTGATTTAGTATTCAATTTAGGAGTAATTAGTGCAGGTGCAAAAAACAGTGCAGATGCAGAGAAATATTACTTAAAAGCGATTGAAATCAATCCTAACTACACAAATGCGTATTTGAACCTTGCTGCTTTAAAATTAGAAGCTGAGAAACCAATCATTGATGAAATGAATAAGTTAGGTACTTCTGCTAAAGATATGAAGCGTTATGATGTATTGAAAGCGCAGAGAGAAAATGTTTTTAAAGGTGTAATTCCTTATCTTAAAAAAGCGAATGAATTAGATCCTAAAAACGAAGATGTTTCTAAAACATTATTAGGAGTTTACAGTGCTCTTGAAATGACTGCTGAAGCTAAAGCATTAAAAGCTAAAATGTAA